The sequence ctaactaaaatcagaaaatcaactaattttttcgccaaaatgctaatttcggtctttccgtgaggATAAAGAAGTATCCAAATGATCCTTTGCTTTCGGCCGGTTCCTAtgtggtctatttccggaccaagaacaacaacaaatttaacattataaaaaaagcgggtgggtaaacataactggatgtcgtgtgtgttgaaacgatgcacctaaggctcagattagttacattaaacattctgaaacataactaaatattttggaataaccagtatagttctttataataaaaagtacgggtgtgtaatgtcagagacataactggatgtcgtgaatacgaatatgacacgctttatttatacttccgaattcgaattggtagttgatcgattgtttgaattgtgcaacttccccctctttcattactagaattttaaacgatgcgcctagactagattacagattagttacattaatcattctgaaacgcaattaaatattatgaaataagcagtatagttctttataataaaataatggtggctctgaaaagaaccttttatgaaagcgttcgtgatggagagtgacgagttgagttcgaattccgatggataccgttgactttcgatggataccgctgacttccttcatctgtttccaggctgaccaggctgttgtccgtgggtgcgatactgatatggtttgtGTAGGTATAGCGTTCACAATCGATTACAATCTTTCAGTAAAGGAAACTTCAAGTTGCtggattgatcaatgatacaataggcctgtgatatgaaaagtatgaaatatatctacggctttctaCATTGATGTTCCTAGCAAAAACAAGATCGATACATGTGCCTCCAAGCGTAGTAGCTTGTGAAGGATCAGATTCCATATCCAGCTTCATatacttgctcatgaaatcaatgaatttaatattatcttgttttgaggcaTCTATATTGAAATCCCCCACAACGATCATCAGTGTAATTTTacgagaatataaaaataaattacgcgtgatgaaaaattgcttctCTTTGTAAGTTGTATCTGGCGAAATATATAGAACAACTAACAGTGTTTTTATACCATTTAGCATAATATCGATTGCACATATGTCGCCGAAATTGTCagccaacaacaaattttcatcaTATTGCTCACTAAGTTGTTCGAGTTTATGAACAGTAGCAATCAAAGACGCAGTGTCCTTTAGGTAAATTGCAACACCACCAGCTCTACAATTAGAACGTTTATATTCGGCGATGCAATTATAGCCTGTTATACTCACTGCAGAACAATTGTCCAACCAATTTTCACTAAATGCTAAAATATCAACTTTGGTTAGTATATTGTCAGTGAAAATATCTGAAGCATGAGCATTTAAGCTTTGAACATTGAAACTGATTAAGCTTAAACCTTGATTTGTCATAGCGATAAAATCCAACAGTGCGTCACTGATTGTGGATAGTTTATGACTGGATAGTCGGTTTAACTCTGTTCTCAGTTCCGTCATTCTGGGCGAATCACTACCCTTTGAGTGCCAAaatttgaagatgttcttttggtTAGTTAAGTAAAGCCCATCCATTGTTGTCACCCGTGACAATCCAACATATACTAGTTGTTGTTCCAAAGATTTATCGTAGTCAAGTACAATTTCAGAAAATGTACCTCCCTGCGATTTATGGACCGTGAGTGCACATGCACTAACTATCGGAAATTGAATTCTTTTACAGTTGATGCTACCAAGCTTAATATTGGCTGATCGTTTTAATATAGGTACCCAATCAAATTGCAGTTGACCTGGGTTAGAATACACTAAAGGTCTAGATTTGACCTTTAAGCTGGCACCGATAATATTACTCTCAAATTTTAGCcataatcgaataatgcgctcttcgggattatcatcatcatgttcGATAAATTTAAGCTCTCCTATGGCCCCGTTAACTAGCCCATCTTCGACATCAATGTTAGTTGAGATCATATAGGGCATTCCAAGCGTCAACCGTAATAGATAAGGTAGACCGCCTGTTTCCACTACGCTCATCTTATGCATCTTTAATCTAGCACTAGCTAGTTGTTCCGCATTTCGATAACCTGTGAAAACATCGTTGACAATAAAATCATAGCCCTCTCGTTCACGCAATGCTTCCGTATTATATCTTTCAACATCCATATTGCGATGGAAGAGACGTATAGCATTCGGAACATTTTGTTTACACCACTCAGCTGTTCGAAAGCGGCTTTCAATacgctcattttcagaatcagtAAGTGGCATACCATTACCTATTTTAGTAAGTATGGAAGAAAATTCAATGTCAGCTTGTCGCATAACTTGAACTAATGGGAAGAAATTAAGTGATTGCCAGAGTACAGGTCCAAGAATAGAGtttttacatggcttgaaaactgGCCGTGCGTTCACAGGTGGCAGTTGGCGAAGATCACCACAGAATATTATATGAATTCCGCCAAAAGGATCATCATAGTTCCCAGTGATGTCTTGCAACCGAGTGTGAATAATATTAAGCATATCTGCGCCAATCATGCTTACTTCGTCGATAATAATCGCTTTAACGCCTGCAAAAGCATTGGATACAGTTGAAGTGCTTCGAACCCAAGTTTTGAACTACTTCTACGTGccattgaaattcgaaaagcagaatgaactgtagTGCCTCCAATAGCTACCGCTGCTTTCCCTGTTGATGCACAGGCAACATATGCGTTTTTAAGCAAATTGTGTGCTTGACTAAAACGATTATAAGTCTCCATCAATATTTTCAGAGTAAACGTTTTACCACATCCTGCGGGGCCAGTGAAGAATATCTGCAAAGGCGTGTTCATACCGTCGAACGCAtgcaaaatatcaatcaaatgtaaaatcaattttctttgatCTACATTTGTGGCCCTGACCATAGCACAATAATCCTGTTTGCTCATGACATTGGTACGTTTTTTGATGACAGCTGACAGAGCACCAGTAGGCAACTGTTCTATATCATCATCGTTGGGCTCCATAGTTATGGCCCGTACGTACTCATTGTGTTTATCGTTGGATTTTTGTTGATCAtcactttcattttcttctgcaaCACGAAGATATTCTTCGACGATCTGTTCCAACTTAATATCACAATCATATTCCTTTAACTTGTCGAATATGATAGTTTTATTTTGATCATACAAATCAATGAACTTGTTACGATCAAGAATATCACAAGCTTCATTTCGAAATGGTAGAAACAGAAGAACCATTTCACGCTTGTAATCGTTTAATTCAgacattttatatttcaaccaTCGCACTATGCGAGGTGCATTTCGCTTCTTATACGAATTCGTGTTACTGTTATCCTTCGTGTAACACGCTACGAAGTCAGCTAAACAAATGTCATCGAGATCTGCacgcttttcatatttttgtactATGTTCAGCGTCCAAACATCGGTAGAATCATCATCAATTCCTTCCTCGTCCATTTGTTTAGTATGCTTTCTAGACTTTATACGTTCATGTGGCCACATGGTGGGTATAAATTGTACTTTCCTGCTGGCTTCTGACATTGGTTGACGTAGTAAGTACCAAGCAGCTTCTTGGGCACACATTTCTACTGAATTTAGCATTTTAatactaacttttttcagtaatGAAGCATAATCTTGATCAGGGTATTCTTCTTGTAACTTAACTAATTCGAGATGTAAGTTACTAATACCTCTGTTCGTTTTATTAACATATTCAACAACATACGCAGCACATGAATATTCATCTAGAATAAATTGAAGATCCATGTTTGACAGTAATTTGTTTGCAACCCATTTATTATACGGGTTGGTCCAAAGTTCTTCCATGGAACGTTTCAAAAGAATTATAGGTCTTGGTGTGGAGGCACGAATTACATCCAAGTAGTCATCGTATGAACAATTACAATCGCAAAGGTATTCATCTAATGTcgcataaatttttatattcaaattttcgcGCATTTCTTCGCCTTTTTTCATCAACCGATTACGACGGGAGTCATTCGATGGCATTGGCAAAATAATTCTAGTTTGATCCATGGGCCAATATGGGATATTAAACCGACATCGCTTTTCGTTCCGTTTGTAACAGGTAAATGTATGCTTATGTACCTGATTACTGTTAGAattgatggaacaaagtctattAATAAGTTCAATTGTAGCGGGCATGTCCTCTGAAATTGTTTCTTTAGGATCATTGTTTAACCACAGCAAAATGTGTGCATGTGGACTGCCACGATGCTGAAACTctattcttttgaaataatcgACCACATAATATTCGCCAAAGGGACTAAATCTTGACGAAGATAATATGTTGAGCAAGGTATCCACgagtttattgaaataaatgcaacaAGTGACTGGATCCTCACTAACGAGTGTAGCTCGCTGCAAAGCAGTCAGTTGATCTACTGGGTTTGCTAAATTATCGATATGTTCATCAGAAAGTctatataaaatttttgacaatTCGGGCCATCGAGTTTCATTGGCACTCAAAGTCATGAATATTGTTGGTCTTCCAAGTTGTCTAATCATAGCGAAAACATCATGCTTACGTTGTTGCCAATATTGAACTGAATTTGGGAAAGATTTGAGAAACGATAAATTACGCTCAATGCAAGTCTCCAAGAACTCTCGGTTCTTTAACATTTCGCGAGTTATATTCGCAGTTCCCATACACTTAAAAGTGCTGTGCAAACCTTCTGAAACACGAAGTCGCATTATTTTTGCTGCCATATACAACAGGTGTTTCGGTTTGGCACCTCGCCTATCCTGGCGCCTGAGCTCACTTGTAGGCATCATAATTAGTGTAACATGAACATCAGTTCTATAAGTGCGTGGATGCCCGAAATAAATATCTGGAAATGAGAGTTCTTCCGCAAATTCGTCATATATTATTGACAGAGGAATTCTATTCTGAGCGGGCGCAATTTCCAAACACTGGTCTTCATTCCAAAGGAGCGTTTGTTGTTGTCCAATTAAAAGCTCAAAATCACTCTCAGAATCAATACATTCCAGCTCGTTGTCAGGATCAAGTAATGTTGACGATGAGTGGTCAAACTGGTTTAGTTGATCTTGATTGATGACTATATTATAACGACGGTATAATGGAGTATCAACAAGGTACATAAGCCActttttcacagtagcttttttaACGAATCCATTCAAATAGGATGATTTGTGAATCGAATGCTTCTTAATGCtaacattgaatgaataatcATCATCAATGTTTCTAGGAAGCACGCGAACCATCTCAGAAACATCTACTGGTACATTAATAATTTGTCCCATAATTGAAAGACTACCTGCAGCATGACGCAAACGGCGAATCTGCATAAAAGGTATTCTTGGTGAGATGAGTCTCTTACTTATGGGATCAAGTGGAGGTAGACCTAGCGGACGATTGGGATATACAAAACCATTCGTTTTTGCTAGCTTAGGTACAACCCCACATCTCAAACTGCTTCGGCATGTTTGACATGCTCTAAAGTTATCTGTGGATTCAAAAGAAGCTAATGTAATAAGCAAATTTTCCTCTTCTCTGTTAAtcgttttcaaatcattttgaaacCATAATCGATCGCAAACGCTACACACTACACCAAACTCATTATCAGTAAACCGCTTTTTGAACTCGCGATCAGCCCTTTCATAAACACACATCATAtctataaagaaataaaaaaccatTCATACATTTCATTCTCGGCAGATAGTAATGAAATGCAAAACTATATATTCTAAGcgtaaaacaattcatttttaatatactAATATAGGCTGGGTACAACAAATTTGTGAAGTAATTTCATTGAAAACTTTCAAGTACGAAGATTTCATtaagagacaattgcaatggtccGTTTTGAAATGTGTACTTCTGTTATGCAATTATAAttttgataataatgataataaaataataataataataataaataataaaataataataataattattataataataaaatcatacTAATCGTAATGAACAAATGACTAAATGACATTAAAAGTTTTGAagtaataaaatcaatcatatGAAATTATTCAGCGCGCATAAGattatttgaaaatatcaaGAACCGTTATTCTGCTATCCGTAATATTATCACTAGAACTTCGAACgaattttattgatatttctaatAACGCTGTCGAAATCCAGGGTAGCTTGGATCTGATCGGAAAATCAATACGTCACTATTCAGAATAAGTGATAATAACATACCTGATCGGATTCCATTCGAGTGCTCATCTTGTACTCCACTCGGTTGCGAACTCAACGAACCACCTCCATCACTCGGCTCTGCTACTGTCTGCTCAACGCGTCTCAACAGCCGACTCGGCTCTCCTTCTGCGAGTTCTGTTGAAgcctcctgcttcttccgcttgcggtagcaagctttgtatttcgcctgGAGATGCCTCGATCGCGCCATAATCGATacgttgacaacgacagccaaattcgaaatgaatggcttccgagtcggtgctatgcattttatatagcaaatcaaaaggaagttctacaaactgcaactaatttaaaaatggactgtatagagtacagaaaagtaaaatttcgcttaattctttgggagtattattatggttctaaaaagaaccgatttgaagaattctgaaattaataactggatctgagttcaagaattaaatttcgaacatagaacagactcagaactcagttgggttttagttctagaactacaatcattttccagaatccagttcagcacgcagactctgaattctaaactcatattccggaactaagctctgaaatttgaagacgatttttcgccatgaataaaaaatgggttgtatagaggtacagtaaagtaaattccgcataattatttaggagtattattatggttttaagaacaaccgaatagaagtctggaatagagaactggaccctgagttcaagacctaaatttagatccaataacactcagaatccagtttcagtcgctgctggttctcgccttggtggccagcaagcgaatgagagatgcgacctgagcgtttgaggtttttattaaccacgcagaaggtgcattctctctcgctgctggttaactctcgatgctgctgctggctggtcctctcgcctcgatggccagcaagcgaatgagagatgcgacctgagcgtttgaggtttttattaaccacgcagaaggtgcattctatctcgctgctggtggaaagtttaactcccgctgctgctgctggctggtcctcgcgcctcgatggccagcaagcgaatgagagatgcgacctgagcgtttgaggtttttattaaccacgcagaaggtgcattctctctcgctgctgctgctggttaagatcctctcgcctcgatggccagcaagcgaatgagagatgcgatctgagcgtttgaggtttttattaaccacgcagaaggtgcattctctctcgctgctgctgctggttaaggtcctctcgcctcgatggccagcaagcgaatgagatatgcgacctgagcgtttgaggtttttattaaccacgcagaagctgcattctccgtcgctgctggttaactctcactgcagctgctggctggtcctctcgcctcgatggccagcaagcgaatgagagatgcgacctgagcgtttgaggtttttattaaccacgcagaaggtgcattctctctcgctgctggtggaaagtttaactcccgctgctgctgctgctgctggctggtcctcgcgcctcgatggccagcaagcgaatgagagatgcgactttttttttttttttttttgcataaatatctgtttattaatcttatttttgtgtattacatcaacattttacagtacaagtgttttgaccctttggcctttcatctttgttgttcatacgattcgttattaataataggtgttttagttactcttgttttacatactaatgtttaatcataatatttattttaattattaataaagtatctacctacttataactatccctaacctaatacgtacaaattttgaattatttgtatttcagagattgagcacctctcttcaaatttcgtgcagtattgttcgaatttttgttctagtatatccagggaagccatctcatgtacttcactagtccttgtccaagggggtagatttagaatcatctttaagatcttactttgaatgcgctgaagcctaagtttgtgtgttcgtgcacagccccgccaaacagggactgcgtattcaattgcggggtagatgatttgtttatagacagccatctgattcttcaggcaaagtttagatgttctacaaatcagcggatacagagacctaatgagtatgctgcatttttgaacgattttgtcaacatgtgacctgaatatcagatgtctgtcaaaggtgagtcctagatagataacttcgtcggaccactggatgacctcatcaccgaatcgtattcggcattcgtctgatggaacaagttttggagatcttgaatgtggaaacaagatgacctgagtttttgttgcattgatcacaattttccagcttgtaaaatattcagttagagcgtccagacctgtctgtagtttattcttcagagcattaatgacacgacctttgtaaagaatggcagtatcatcagcaaattgtgacagaacaccaccacccggaagaggtgggatgtctgatgtaaaaatgttgtataggatgggacctaggatacttccttggggtacaccagcaggaatagtaaatctttctgaaagtgtatTATTCAGAttatggaatgctctatctgcaagataatttttgataattttaataagatacatgggaaaattatacctatgcaatttaaacaccaggccatcgtgccacacattatcgaatgccttttcaatatccaatattgccatggcagtcgttttggacactgatttgttttgctggatgacgttgttaacccttgtgagttggtggatggtggatcttcctttccggaacccaaactgttcttccagaaatatatcctgttcatctgcgaaagcaagaattcgcctctgtattgacttttcaaacagcttggatagtgcagagagtaagctgatgggccgatagctcttggaaagggaaggatctttccccggtttcaatactgggataactttagctaacttccactttgaagggaagtaaccaagctcccagcacctgttgaaaattttagctaagaagacaaatgagcgaatactcaaatgtttcagctcaatgttgaatgtgttgtcgaaaccgggggccttcatatttttggattttttcacaatagccatcagctcattcgcagtgactctactttcctcaggaactaagctgtctgattggtcaacctcagctactctatctgcaacggctctttcatgtggactaacaatgttgagtcctaaattgtgagaacacacaaactgctggcctagcgcatttgccttctctactggtgtgattaaaggtattccttcagctgcgtcctggggtggcagcaaaggaggaataggcttcggttttttcttaagcaccttcgttaaggaccagaagggctttgaatgtgggagaatttctcgaagcttttgctggaagttcctgttgcgaagctcagatatcctttcctggattatcctagttaagttgttataagaagtcttcctatctaggatgccagttcgttgatactgcctccggtagatatttcgaagtcggatgagtttcttggtgacactgtcgatttgaagagaggaactcggcatatgttgtactggaaccgtcctatcacgagcgactgtgattgaatgctggaaggaagatagggccgcatcgatttccatcggggaatctagtggaacattgatattaataagttggtcggcgatttgttgaaattggacccaatcggtgcgataatagttcctccgtggttgaataggcactgtttctggtgaagatcccaacgtcaatattactggaaagtggtcagaagagagctcgtagaagacaaccggagagctgtctatggcgatgttgctgatgaatatatccaaaatggaatgaactcccgatctggaaagtcgcgttggttgatccggagcgaggatgttgtattgtccagcttcgtaatcttcggcaagtacgaatccgtttcaattctgtcttctgtttccccacagctcatgccgtgcgttcaggtccccagcaatgatgaatttgttctgtcgtcgagtgagcatagccagatctcgcttcaatgatgcacacgtaccatctcgaagattggtttgtttggggcagtacgctgcaatgatgatgatgggtcccatcgtcgttgtaatctcaattccgatggcttctattagttgcaatttaaaggctgacagaagcctgtgctgaatggatcgtttaacggcaatggcaactcaccctcctctggtagttgtcctgtcgagcctgtgaatcctgtaattggaaattaaaatagaaatttcaggtttaagatgagtttcagttaaaatagcaatatcggcattcttctcttgaagaaagtcggacaattcagcagttttgctcctgagtgagcaagcattccaatttactataaccaattcattatttgcatattcgatgatgaatttgcctaaggcgttgatttgatctaaccgcgttctgcagttccgaagttttgttgtcattgtttcaaaaatgacgatcagttgttcagcagagaataaatcactagagtcatcctttgcttgtggttgattattgccccatccaggaggaatttttgaagaagattctttttgtgatccagcggttgAATCTTTTgggttgctgcgaggaagtggcggcaaattcggaatatccctcttcggtgggagccgtgggaaattaatttcatccttctgtggaacattcttgcgcgttgattgtttacgggacgcctgttgtcgaatttttgtgaactcagcacgtttgggacacgatttgctagtagatggatggtcgccatcacagttcacacattttacagcgatgtcatctagtaggcaatcgttggtattgtgtggttcggcacatttcccgcaccgacttttcatgtggcaattcctcgctccatggccgtagttcaaacagttcgtgcactgtgtgacatcccgatgtaccggtttatacttttgccattcgatgattatgtgaaataacgatttaatcgttttcagttgactcatggtgatggtgcccttctccagatgaatcaggtacagttgatctctaaactttttgtccgtattatgtcgtttcattttgaacaccttcataggctttagtccagcctccgacagtgcctgctttagttcggcttccatcatatcgggtagtcctcgaagtacaaccttcataggtttgttggcggcaatatcgtgtgtgaagtattccgcttttgtctgcttcagataacattccactcctttgtagtgattcaaaaccggaacagttattttgtagccttcagtacataaacggattgttgcctgtagtcctttgctgatcagtgtgttgaaatccgagcgtagagttggtgggaagcccttcaggtagaaaggcggcattttttccttcttctgcagttcctcttcgacatcaactggcagatcagcatattggtttttactcagcaaacggtcgtttacctgtacatcacttggcttcagacgcttagcatcctttggatccttctcggatctatggcggtttttacccatagcttgggtaggtagacaactgcgaataaaaaataaaacaaaatcgaaattagtcgtagtaggttattcgtctatccacatcgagtgttagatgacgaaataGAGatgcgacctaagcgtttgaggtttttattaaccacgcagaaggtgcattctctctcgctgctggtggaaagt comes from Malaya genurostris strain Urasoe2022 chromosome 3, Malgen_1.1, whole genome shotgun sequence and encodes:
- the LOC131433943 gene encoding uncharacterized protein LOC131433943, giving the protein MDQTRIILPMPSNDSRRNRLMKKGEEMRENLNIKIYATLDEYLCDCNCSYDDYLDVIRASTPRPIILLKRSMEELWTNPYNKWVANKLLSNMDLQFILDEYSCAAYVVEYVNKTNRGISNLHLELVKLQEEYPDQDYASLLKKVSIKMLNSVEMCAQEAAWYLLRQPMSEASRKVQFIPTMWPHERIKSRKHTKQMDEEGIDDDSTDVWTLNIVQKYEKRADLDDICLADFVACYTKDNSNTNSYKKRNAPRIVRWLKYKMSELNDYKREMVLLFLPFRNEACDILDRNKFIDLYDQNKTIIFDKLKEYDCDIKLEQIVEEYLRVAEENESDDQQKSNDKHNEYVRAITMEPNDDDIEQLPTGALSAVIKKRTNVMSKQDYCAMVRATNVDQRKLILHLIDILHAFDGMNTPLQIFFTGPAGCGKTFTLKILMETYNRFSQAHNLLKNAYVACASTGKAAVAIGGTTVHSAFRISMARRSSSKLGFEALQLYPMLLQALKRLLSTK